The Carassius gibelio isolate Cgi1373 ecotype wild population from Czech Republic chromosome B12, carGib1.2-hapl.c, whole genome shotgun sequence genome has a segment encoding these proteins:
- the dnai2a gene encoding dynein, axonemal, intermediate chain 2a: MDIDHSCDFSESAVQHEDIPPDPALQEICGSEANTEFSKDMTEVSTMTSFEKVSQGINHVEGGWAKMINADDTEVTARYKKKYLKDEHCQHTVMETASVMEHCNQCKEAEDCFPDLKDEKVVQEIEYKPSARIISVLRDPNKVKRTATSLSWHPLDYHKLAVAYSCLEFQRAPKNMNFDSYIWNIEICNKPEMTLKPISPLVCLEYNHKDTHILIGGSYNGQIGYWDTRSGSQPVQMSATEHSHKDPVYKVIWLQTKIGTETFSASTDGQVLFWDIRNMNEPTKRLVLDPSKKGNREKAFGAVSMEFENSMAKFLVATEQGVVVSCNRKLENTDDPIVCMYSGHHGPIYALQRNPFFPKNFLTVGDWTARIWSEDIKESSIILSKYHMTYLLDGCWSPIRPSVFFTVRMDGTLDVWDILFKQKDPILSLKVCDEALYSIRVRDKDSMVCCGSQLGTVRLLKMSPDLCTLQKNEKALVSEMFERETKREKILEGQYRERHQMKHCSSKEDEGGKDDMEELLACTEREFFETVEAEKKKIENGERERRKVVCVKTSK; encoded by the exons ATGGACATCGATCACTCGTGTGACTTTTCAGAAAGTGCTGTGCAGCATGAGGACATCCCACCTGATCCTGCCCTGCAAGAGATCTGTGGATCTGAAGCAAACACagaattcagcaaggatatgACAGAG GTGAGCACAATGACTTCATTTGAAAAAGTGTCACAAGGAATAAACCATGTAGAAGGGGGGTGGGCAAAAATGATCAATGCAGACGACACAGAGGTGACTGCCCGCTACAAGAAGAAATATCTGAAGGATGAGCACTGTCAGCACACGGTTATGGAGACTGCTAGT GTCATGGAACACTGCAACCAGTGTAAAGAAGCAGAAGATTGTTTCCCAGATTTAAAAGATGAGAAGGTGGTGCAGGAAATAGAGTACAAGCCATCAGCAAGAATCATCAGTGTGCTAAG AGACCCAAATAAAGTAAAACGCACTGCCACCAGTTTGTCCTGGCATCCGCTTGATTATCATAAACTAGCTGTTGCCTACTCTTGCCTGGAATTTCAGAGAGCGCCCAAAAATATGAACTTTGACTCCTACATATGGAACATTG AAATTTGTAATAAACCAGAGATGACTCTGAAACCGATATCTCCGCTTGTTTGTCTGGAGTACAACCACAAAGATACTCACATCCTTATTGGAGGAAGCTACAATGGACAGATTG GCTATTGGGACACTCGGAGTGGCAGCCAGCCAGTACAGATGTCCGCCACTGAGCATAGCCATAAAGATCCTGTTTATAAGGTCATCTGGCTGCAGACAAAGATAGGCACTGAAACTTTCTCAGCTTCTACAGATGGTCAG GTACTGTTCTGGGACATCCGTAATATGAATGAGCCCACCAAGCGGCTCGTGCTGGATCCCAGTAAGAAGGGAAACCGTGAAAAAGCCTTTGGTGCAGTCTCAATGGAGTTTGAAAACAGTATG GCCAAGTTTCTGGTGGCCACAGAGCAGGGGGTTGTGGTCTCATGCAATCGTAAGTTAGAGAACACAGATGATCCGATAGTATGCATGTACAGCGGACACCATGGCCCTATTTACGCCCTCCAGAGGAACCCCTTCTTTCCGAAGAACTTCTTGACTGTTGGTGATTGGACTGCCCGCATCTGGTCAGAGGATATCAAAGAGTCCTCCATCATTTTGTCCAA ATATCACATGACCTATCTCTTAGATGGCTGTTGGAGTCCAATCAGACCATCGGTCTTCTTTACAGTGAGGATGGACGGCACCTTGGATGTGTGGGATATACTGTTTAAACAGAAGGACCCCATTCTCAGTCTCAAA GTTTGTGATGAAGCTTTGTACAGCATCCGTGTACGAGATAAGGACTCTATGGTGTGCTGTGGATCTCAGCTAGGAACCGTTAGACTGCTGAAGATGTCACCAGACCTGTGCACTCTGCAGAAGAACGAGAAGGCCCTGGTCTCAGAA ATGTTTGAACGTGAGACCAAGAGAGAAAAGATTCTGGAAGGTCAGTACAGAGAAAGGCATCAAATGAAACATTGCTCCTCCAAAGAGGATGAGGGAGGAAAAGATGACATGGAGGAACTTCTGGCCTGTACAGAGAGAGAGTTTTTTGAGACTGTGGAAGCTGAGAAGAAGAAAATAGAGaatggggagagagagagaag GAAAGTGGTGTGTGTAAAGACATCCAAGTAG